The genomic region ACCTGGAGCCGCACCAACGTGCCGTGCAGGACGGGTAGTTCCTCTTCCGCGTGCTCCAGCCAGGGACCACGGTGGGTGAGCCTGGGGGGTGCATCCGGTCCCAGGCCATCGTCTCTGCCTTCCCGTAGCGGGTGGTATCTGTGGCGGTGGTGACGTCGGGCTGGTGCCAGGTGTCGGGCTTGGTAAAAGTGAGGACGCCGCCGTGCCGGCGGGGCCGCCCGCCCTTGGGTCCCGAGCGGGCGGGGCCCGGGTCGCGGAGCATGACGCGGTCCGAGCGCAGTCGTCCGGGCAGCACGACGGGCAGGTCCTTCAGGGCGTGGGAGAGGCAGGCGACGTCGTAGCCGGAGTCCATCACGATCAGGATCTCGGGGTCGCCCGCTGCCCGCTGCCCGGACGTGACCAGGCGGTTCACGACCTCGCGCAGCTGGGCGGCGGTCACGAGCGTGGCGTCGTCCGCGGGCCCCGAGACGCTCGGCGTCCAGCAGTTGGCACCAGGAGGTGCGGCCGGGCTCCAGCGCGGCGACGAAGGAGTACGGCCAGCCCGGGATGAGCTGGTCCGCGCTGCGGTCGCCACGTCCGTAGACGTGGCAGAACAGCCGGTCGTCGCTGGTGGGAGCGTCGGGGCGGAGCCAGTTGCTCACGTCCACGGCCAGTACGATCCGCCCGTCGGCCGCCTTCGGCAGCGGCAGGTCTGCCAGGGCACGACGCAGACGCGTCGGTTCGATCCAGCCCCGGTCCAGCGCCGAGTACAAGGCGCCGTGCCCGCGCCGGTGCTCGGCCGTCAGCGACAGCTCGACCAGGGTGTTCACCGGCCCGTCCGCACACAGGACCGCGTCGGTGAGCTCGAAGAGCGCGTCGGCCCGGGCGTAGAGGCTCTCGTAGAACTCGACCCGAAAGCGGGACAGCAAGCCCAATGCCTCGCCTGCAGCCACGTCGACGGGGAGACTCACAGGCAGCGGCCGTTCTCTCGCACTTCGTTACTCGACATCTCGAAGCGTGAAGAACGGCCGCGTCACGTACCCCCGGATCCCGGGGATCTCAGCAGGTCGAGTGACCAGCGACGTTAAACGTCAAGCTGATTGCAGCACGGCAAGCCGTAGGCGCAGTTCGCCTGCTCAGGCTCCTGGCTGGCTCGGCGAGGTCGAGGGCTTGGAGATCAGCCTGGTCGGCGCCGAGGAGAAGCTGACCCTGCCGCACTCAGACCCTTGGTGATCCACCTGGGTCTGCCCACCTTCGGTCAGATCGCCGGGCGGTCCAGCTCCCTGTGATCGTCCCTCTCGGAGGCGGGGAATCGTGGCCGAGACCGGGTAAGGGCTGTGCGTCCCCATGGGGCACACGGCGTGCCGCCACCAGTCCTGACCTCTCGGCCTACCGAGTGACAGCGCTGGAGTCCGGCGGAAGCTCGAGATTTGTCGTCTCGCGCGACGCGGTCGGGATGCTGCCCGGTGCCCAGCCGAGAACTTCCTCGAAACTGCGGGCCGCGAAGGGGGTGGGCGGGCGTTCGCGATTACTCTCGTGGAGCCTGATGGTCGCCTGGCTCAACTGGGTGCGATGCGCAAGCTCCCTCACGGATATGCCCTCGGCTTCCCGGAATGCGATGAGAGCTTTCGCCAGCCGCTCGGATTCTTCGCTCATGATCAAAGCATTGCGCATCACGAGCGCTCGGTCAGGGTCCTGGCCTGATCCGCATCCAACTTGCGCTTCCCGCCGATCCATCAGGAGCCGAAGGCGTTCTCGGGCGCAGGCTTGCATGCCGCCCGCATCTGCCGGGGATCGGGAACCGTGACCCTGGGAATGCTGGAGCTCTCCAGGTCAGGGCGCGGTAGCAGTCGTACAGCACCTCTCCGCGCGCCCATTGCCCCATCTCCAGCCGCCCGACCCAAGCTTGACTTCGCACAGGGGCCTGGCTGAGATCGTGCCGCGACCGCGACCGCGACCGCGACCGCGACCGCGACCGCGACCGCGACCGCGACCGCGACCGCGACCGCGACCGCAGGGCAGTGTTACGCATCTTCGCTGAGGAAGTCGAGGAGGATCTGGCGGCTGGTCTGTGAAGTGAGGCTGCCGTAGGCGTCGTCGAAGGCGTGCTCGGCGAAGGGCAGTTCCTCCACCGTGGTGTCGACGCCTTCGGCTCGGAGCGAGGCGCCGAAGTCCTTGATGGTTTCGGGGCGGGAGCTGCGGTCGCGGTCTCCCACGACGAGCAGTGTGCGCTGCAGACCCATCCGAATGTCGGTGGTCGGGGAGAC from Streptomyces sp. NBC_00190 harbors:
- a CDS encoding helix-turn-helix domain-containing protein, producing MSEESERLAKALIAFREAEGISVRELAHRTQLSQATIRLHESNRERPPTPFAARSFEEVLGWAPGSIPTASRETTNLELPPDSSAVTR